A single Numenius arquata chromosome 1, bNumArq3.hap1.1, whole genome shotgun sequence DNA region contains:
- the MXRA5 gene encoding matrix-remodeling-associated protein 5, giving the protein MRSPKAVSRRAAAGGDEPRPAGAGGSAGSQVAAGRPPRRPAPLAARSPPGAWERRAAPAETAAPGCRRSQWRGGDAMGARAAAGALSVVLMLGLGLPPAARACPQPCACYLPTEVHCTFRSLAAVPARISKHVERINFGFNSIQSIYENSFAGLTKLELLMIHGNDIQNIPNGALKDLVSLQVFKISYNKLKVITGQTLQGLSSLMRLHMDHNRIEFIHPNAFNGLTSLRLVHLEGNLLQQLHPNTFSTFMVLDYFKLSTVRHLYLSENGLRTLPAGMFQGMPLLENLYLHGNPWACDCSLNWLLEWNEVSGGILKCKKDKAYEGGQLCPKCNSPKQLQREDVLNLKDISCRKPIIQSSLRQNSSTQDEEDGDSYEIPLEELQSSPWNITLNMTDEHGNVVHLNCEIKKPTGSTKIQWNQIQTQEIDINATVSLDFECPMNRENYEKLWKLIAYYSEVPVKLERELMLSKEPKISYQYRQGSDYDALYYTGVKAQILSEPSWVMQPLINIQLNRRQSTGKKVVLSFFTVFSQTIRTKDTRQQRNWVMIEQNQSTRAAQSVVEGSECQLSCNVKASESASVQWLFPDGTKLQAPFNQKDSRFSILSSGQLIIKAVGYTDGGLYHCVAQVRDDMDIMAYRLLVQPSAIQAADSDVVRVEKNVGDPIVLPCKAVAIPEPQLSWILPNSQVLNELSNSSKGYMLDNGTLFIPKSHVSDSGHYRCVAVNQQGSDQFVVRVTVNKMVSDRSFKRIKLKKRPSSKSLSKPRGRVIDDGEGSGAGVMDESPRRKNHLKDREISFKQKNDKVPEAQIKKGKKGRRKMKIWKSTDRTQDSNVAEGRRVFESRRRINMASKQINPQHWADILAKVRGKNLPRTTAATTISLTTTLASVLQKTTPDPHPVASPPPSETAPDGVDSSADASPVGEDEPFSVTVSHNTKAFSVQSVLTRSETESFSDHRALETPASKYSVEIPESGLYLTSVPATVQPQDHQHLDVRTGDSVVVISALTEEHLTRQIVTNVPNIQSSSFTVENVDKTVTSPSEENSAFAELPLDATVLAESQTVDLHSVLETSVKLNEVDQKSVDTIILTPQLGEIIPTDSETTISSSVSPLVTEKSNDLIHQHKEVSTGQTKMADLSTSFPAVTPIRVQSKEEPETHRNTGAQESMSSSYVESFQGGEHRNLATPKPDLRFTLPSTNALHITAEGIKTASSVSRLTTVATTTTPHRKTMPSLVTQHARKRPYGRRRLRPNRIRQRPKSFPHVVVTTEAMPVVPRTPEVEAVTKTSSATLESPDLKHNDKIQAKEEEHMEYTPSLVTDPIVSEKITKNREVVTTSFFRPTASPPEAKHVTLSTAPETSALPVTAPITILSSYVVHDTVPTKESSAPLKPEQSEVPTYHSLDNISEEKGIKADSKTMDSKAEQSSTTSPEHANSLILSPKPESQEEPIIFDSEVVVNETTSGTFQLIYPTMTDLSIPVGTVEVFKDLSVSKEPWKSTVSLETPGITEPPQQYEMITLSSSFSTTETQTFPLRETKKSVASQTGTKPSSLDKKEAMSHVFHHDPTLQTSEKPPTTSTAFINGIKLVTLPPSISSTAHPSLHYTSKESNVFNQERFPGAKQVEADGSKMIVSSRWNVHPTPSSSQNRISIQSKEEQFKEMYTSKSNNSLLLKPNFPHPPAGMIPSLNQRLPVVPPKNVPVRGTVKPPYIVTQGSFRNFITHQPLHYTNKPEITAYAAHTIQDKKSSASQRETTTPTQASPFHKTNPFTASKFSNQGQNRYNINSRFFGNNYVPDNRGTAGKLPSQGVPYYPSSRMPFLFNRTRIFPHLGMHPKPVVPSQLVPKDTNEKKVAQVSPNGITVQRATAIPVPPVLHTTTTTSQPPAILKITPSAFVSQRTKPQIPTTVHPFKNVHHHHQKVPSVPYVGGIMHHNSTVIQSSSNFRIHGERPKIITKGSQSISILAEADAFIPCDAVGEPKPFITWTKVSTGALMTANTRLQRFEVWKNGTLLIRNVQLQDRGQYLCTAQNLHGIDKVIIVLTVVAHQPKILLSRYRDVTVYFGDTIAIECQASGTPSPHISWIFPDRKILQTVTTTESRIMLHENRTLSIKQATFSDRGVYKCVASNAAGADSIAVRLHIAALPPIIQQDKQENISLPLGSSINIHCTAKAAPSPSIRWVVFDGTQIRPSQFVNGNLFVFPNGTLYIRNISPKDSGTYECIAANMVGAARRTIQLHVKKHTSNAKITGSSPLRTDVTYGSVLHLDCSASGDPWPRILWRLPSKRMIDSLHSSLETRIKVFSNGTLVVHSVTDKDAGDYLCVARNKIGDDYVVLKVNVMMKPAKIEHKNENNHKVKYGGDLKVDCVATGLPNPEISWGLPDGSMINTFMQSDDSGSRTKRYVVFNNGTLYFNDVGLREEGDYTCYAENQIGKDEMKVRVKVVAEPATIRNKTYVIINVPYGDVVTVACEAKGEPTPKVTWLSPTNRPIPALSDKYQVYRDGTLLIQKAQRSDSGNYTCVARNSAGEDRKIVWIHVNVQPPRINGHLSAITSVRETAIRDSRKLIDCKAEGIPAPRILWAFPEGVILPAPYYGNRITVHRNGTLDIREVRQTDAVQLICIGRNEGGEARLIVQLLITDNLEKPSFRDPVNERITAIAGHSINLNCSVQGNPKPITSWILPNGTEVLSGSRLHRFYHKRDGILHISSLSAGDAGTYRCTARNPGGYVERVVFLKVGLRPEISNQYNNLVSIINGETLQLHCITQPNQRTQISWTLPNGMVLDAPQAVGRFSLLENGSLTVREASVFDRGTYLCKVSTEYGTSVMSVPVIVIAYPPRITSEPAPVIYARPGNSVKLNCMAIGIPKAEITWELPDKSHLTTGAQSRLYGNKFLHPQGSLVIQQTTQRDAGFYKCTAKNILGSDSKTTYIHIF; this is encoded by the exons GTTTTCAAAATTAGTTATAACAAATTGAAAGTCATAACGGGCCAAACTCTCCAAGGGCTTTCAAGCTTAATGAGACTGCACATGGACCACAACAGAATTGAGTTTATTCATCCAAATGCTTTTAATGGATTAACTTCTCTGAGACTGGTCCACTTAGAAGGGAATTTGCTCCAGCAGCTTCACCCCAACACCTTTTCAACATTTATGGTCCTTGATTATTTCAAACTGTCAACAGTAAGACATCTATACCTGTCTGAAAATGGTCTTAGGACCTTGCCTGCAGGGATGTTTCAAGGCATGCCGCTGTTGGAGAATCTTTACCTTCACGGGAATCCATGGGCCTGTGACTGCAGCTTAAACTGGCTCCTTGAATGGAATGAAGTTTCTGGAG gcattttgaaatgcaaaaaggaCAAAGCCTATGAGGGGGGACAGCTCTGTCCTAAGTGCAACAGCCCaaaacagctgcagagagaagacGTTCTAAACTTGAAAGATATTTCCTGTAGGAAACCTATTATTCAGTCCTCACTGAGGCAGAATAGCAGCACCCAAGATGAAGAAGATGGTGACAGTTATGAAATCCCTCTAGAAGAGCTTCAGTCCTCTCCATGGAACATTACTCTAAATATGACTGACGAGCATGGCAATGTAGTCCATCTGAACTGTGAAATCAAAAAACCAACAGGCTCTACGAAAATTCAGTGGAATCAAATCCAGACTCAGGAGATTGATATAAATGCAACAGTTTCACTAGATTTTGAATGTCCGATGAATCGAGAAAACTATGAAAAATTATGGAAACTTATAGCTTATTACAGTGAAGTACCTGTCAAGTTAGAGAGGGAACTTATGCTCAGCAAAGAGCCTAAAATAAGCTATCAGTACAGGCAAGGCTCAGATTATGATGCTCTTTACTACACAGGTGTAAAAGCTCAAATACTGTCTGAGCCTTCCTGGGTGATGCAACCTCTTATAAATATCCAATTAAACAGGCGCCAGAGTACAGGGAAAAAAGTGGTGCTAtctttttttactgtgttttctcAGACAATTCGTACCAAAGACACCAGACAGCAGAGAAACTGGGTAATGATAGAGCAAAACCAGAGCACAAGGGCAGCACAGAGTGTGGTGGAAGGGTCAGAGTGTCAGCTGAGCTGCAATGTGAAAGCCTCTGAGAGCGCCTCTGTTCAGTGGCTCTTTCCAGATGGGACTAAACTGCAGGCACCATTTAATCAGAAAGACAGCAGGTTTTCCATTCTTAGTAGCGGCCAGCTAATAATCAAAGCAGTGGGTTACACTGATGGTGGTTTGTACCACTGCGTCGCCCAAGTGAGAGATGATATGGACATAATGGCTTACAGACTTCTCGTACAACCTTCAGCTATTCAGGCAGCTGATTCAGATGTAGTTAGAGTTGAAAAAAATGTTGGAGATCCAATAGTTTTGCCATGCAAAGCAGTTGCTATCCCAGAGCCACAGTTGAGCTGGATTCTCCCAAACAGCCAGGTCCTTAATGAGTTATCAAACTCTTCAAAAGGATATATGTTGGACAATGGTACTTTGTTTATTCCAAAAAGCCACGTCAGTGATAGTGGCCATTACAGATGTGTGGCTGTCAACCAGCAGGGATCAGATCAGTTTGTTGTAAGGGTCACAGTAAATAAAATGGTATCTGACAGGTCATTTAAAAGGATAAAACTGAAAAAGCGCCCAAGCTCAAAAAGCTTGTCAAAACCAAGAGGGCGGGTCATAGATGATGGAGAAGGATCAGGGGCAGGAGTGATGGATGAGTCTCCACGAAGAAAGAACCACTTGAAAGACCGGGAAATAtcctttaaacagaaaaatgacaaggTGCCAGAGGCtcaaattaaaaagggaaagaaaggcagaaggaaaatgaaaatctgGAAAAGTACTGATAGAACCCAAGACAGCAATGTTGCAGAAGGCCGGAGAGTATTTGAATCTCGAAGAAGAATTAATATGGCAAGCAAGCAGATTAATCCACAACACTGGGCTGACATTTTGGCAAAGGTTCGTGGGAAGAATCTTCCTAGAACAACAGCAGCTACAACCATTTCTTTAACAACTACATTGGCATCAGTCCTGCAGAAAACTACTCCAGACCCTCATCCGGTAGCCAGCCCTCCACCTTCAGAGACAGCACCTGATGGGGTAGATTCATCTGCTGATGCATCACCTGTGGGTGAAGATGAGCCATTCTCAGTCACTGTTTCCCACAACACTAAAGCATTTTCAGTCCAGTCTGTATTAACAAGGTCAGAAACTGAATCCTTCTCTGACCACAGGGCTTTAGAAACACCTGCAAGTAAATACTCTGTAGAAATCCCCGAATCGGGTTTATATTTGACTTCTGTCCCTGCAACTGTGCAACCCCAAGACCATCAGCATCTTGATGTCAGGACTGGGGATTCAGTTGTGGTCATCAGTGCTCTCACTGAAGAACATCTAACCAGACAAATTGTTACAAACGTTCCTAATATTCAGAGCAGTTCATTCACAGTAGAAAATGTAGATAAAACTGTAACTTCACCATCAGAggaaaattctgcttttgctgagCTACCACTTGATGCTACTGTCCTAGCTGAATCTCAGACTGTGGATCTTCATAGCGTCTTGGAGACAAGCGTGAAGTTAAATGAAGTGGACCAGAAGAGTGTTGACACCATAATTTTAACACCTCAGTTGGGTGAAATCATCCCAACAGATTCTGAAACTACCATTTCTTCATCTGTTTCCCCACTTGTTACAGAAAAGAGCAATGACTTGATACACCAGCACAAAGAAGTATCCACAGGTCAGACAAAAATGGCAGACTTAAGTACAAGTTTTCCAGCTGTCACACCCATCAGGGTTCAGAGCAAGGAAGAACCTGAGACCCACAGGAATACAGGTGCCCAAGAAAGCATGTCCAGCAGTTATGTGGAGAGTTTTCAGGGAGGAGAACACCGTAACCTGGCTACTCCAAAACCAGATCTCAGATTCACTTTGCCAAGTACTAATGCTCTTCATATAACAGCAGAGGGGATAAAAACTGCTTCTTCTGTCAGTAGGTTGACCACTGTGGCCACAACAACAACTCCCCATAGAAAGACCATGCCTTCACTTGTTACTCAGCATGCTAGAAAAAGGCCATATGGGAGAAGGAGATTGAGGCCAAACAGAATCCGACAAAGACCAAAGTCTTTCCCCCATGTTGTTGTAACCACAGAGGCAATGCCTGTAGTTCCAAGGACACCTGAAGTTGAAGCTGTGACCAAAACTTCTTCTGCAACTCTTGAAAGTCCTGATCTTAAACACAATGACAAAATACAGGCTAAGGAAGAGGAGCATATGGAATACACTCCTTCGTTAGTTACTGATCCAATTGTCTCAGAGAAAATTACCAAAAACAGAGAGGTGGTAACAACTTCCTTCTTTAGACCTACTGCTTCTCCTCCTGAAGCAAAACATGTGACTCTCTCTACTGCTCCTGAAACCTCGGCACTTCCAGTGACTGCACCTATCACGATTTTATCATCATATGTTGTACATGACACAGTTCCCACAAAAGAGTCAAGTGCACCTCTGAAACCAGAGCAAAGTGAAGTGCCAACATACCACTCATTAGACAATATATCTGAGGAGAAGGGCATTAAAGCAGATTCTAAAACTATGGATAGTAAGGCAGAACAATCGAGCACAACTTCTCCTGAGCATGCAAACAGCTTGATACTATCTCCAAAACCAGAATCTCAAGAAGAGCCTATCATATTTGACTCAGAAGTTGTGGTTAATGAAACAACCTCTGGAACATTCCAGCTGATATATCCCACTATGACTGACTTAAGTATTCCTGTTGGCACAGTGGAAGTTTTTAAGGACCTCTCAGTTTCAAAGGAGCCATGGAAGTCCACAGTATCTTTAGAAACACCAGGAATAACTGAGCCACCTCAGCAATATGAGATGATTACCTTGTCCTCCTCCTTCAGCACAACAGAAACTCAGACTTTTCCTCTtagagaaacaaagaaatctgTTGCTTCTCAGACTGGGACAAAGCCATCTTCCTTGGATAAAAAGGAAGCTATGTCACATGTATTTCATCATGATCCCACTTTGCAGACATCTGAAAAGCCTCCAACTACATCCACTGCCTTTATAAATGGAATAAAGCTTGTCACTCTTCCCCCTTCCATTTCAAGCACTGCACACCCTTCCCTTCATTATACCTCCAAGGAAAGTAATGTCTTCAATCAAGAAAGGTTCCCAGGAGCAAAACAAGTTGAAGCAGATGGTAGCAAAATGATAGTGAGCTCAAGATGGAATGTACACCCTACTCCTTCCTCTAGCCAGAACAGAATTAGCATACAGTCAAAAGAGGAGCAATTCAAAGAGATGTATACTAGCAAGTCAAACAACAGTTTACTGCTAAAGCCAAACTTTCCCCATCCACCTGCTGGAATGATACCAAGCCTAAACCAAAGACTGCCTGTTGTGCCTCCAAAGAATGTTCCAGTAAGAGGTACAGTGAAGCCTCCATATATTGTAACACAAGGTTCATTTCGCAATTTTATAACACATCAGCCTCTTCACTACACAAACAAACCAGAGATAACAGCATATGCAGCACATACTATCCAGGACAAAAAATCTTCTGCCTCTCAGAGAGAAACAACTACCCCAACACAAGCTTCTCCATTTCATAAAACAAATCCATTTACTGCAAGTAAATTCAGTAATCAGGGTCAGAACAGGTACAATATTAATTCAAGATTTTTTGGAAATAATTATGTTCCAGATAACAGAGGCACAGCAGGGAAACTGCCAAGTCAAGGGGTCCCCTATTATCCCAGTTCCAGAATGCCATTCCTTTTCAACAGAACAAGGATATTCCCTCACTTAGGTATGCATCCTAAACCAGTCGTCCCTAGTCAGCTAGTCCCAAAAGACACAAATGAGAAGAAGGTTGCCCAGGTTTCCCCTAATGGAATTACAGTGCAGAGAGCTACAGCTATTCCAGTGCCTCCAGTGCTACACACCACAACCACCACATCACAACCACCGGCGATTTTGAAGATTACCCCTTCAGCCTTCGTCTCTCAGCGCACAAAACCACAGATACCCACTACAGttcatccttttaaaaatgtccatcatcatcatcaaaaagTTCCATCTGTGCCTTATGTGGGAGGCATTATGCACCACAATTCAACTGTAATTCAGTCTTCCAGTAATTTCAGGATACATGGAGAAAGACCTAAAATTATCACAAAAGGGTCTCAGAGCATATCCATCCTTGCTGAAGCAGATGCTTTTATCCCTTGTGATGCAGTAGGGGAACCCAAGCCTTTTATTACTTGGACAAAAGTCTCTACAG GAGCTCTAATGACAGCCAACACCAGGTTGCAAAGGTTTGAAGTATGGAAAAACGGTACCCTCCTTATCCGAAATGTTCAACTTCAGGATCGTGGACAGTATTTGTGCACAGCTCAGAACCTGCATGGTATAGATAAAGTGATCATTGTGCTCACAGTTGTAGCCCACCAGCCCAAAATTTTACTTTCTCGCTATCGAGATGTTACGGTCTACTTCGGAGATACCATAGCAATTGAATGTCAGGCTAGTGGGACTCCAAGCCCACATATTTCATGGATTTTCCCAGATAGGAAGATTTTGCAGACAGTCACCACCACAGAAAGCAGGATAATGCTTCACGAAAATCGAACCCTATCTATCAAGCAAGCAACTTTTTCAGACCGAGGAGTTTACAAATGCGTAGCAAGCAATGCTGCAGGAGCTGACAGCATTGCGGTGAGGCTGCACATTGCAGCCTTACCCCCCATCATCCAGCAGGATAAGCAAGAGAACATTTCCTTGCCCCTTGGCAGCAGTATAAACATCCACTGCACTGCCAAAGCAGCACCTTCTCCCAGCATCCGCTGGGTGGTCTTTGATGGCACACAAATCCGACCTTCTCAGTTTGTCAATgggaatttatttgtttttcccaaTGGAACTCTTTATATTCGCAACATCTCCCCCAAGGACAGTGGGACCTACGAGTGCATTGCTGCTAACATGGTGGGAGCTGCCAGGAGAACAATACAACTCCATGTAAAGAAGCATACATCTAATGCTAAGATCACTGGGAGCTCTCCTCTGAGGACAGATGTAACATACGGCAGTGTCCTCCATCTGGACTGTAGTGCTTCTGGTGACCCCTGGCCTCGGATATTGTGGAGGTTGCCTTCCAAAAGGATGATTGATTCCCTACACAG TAGCCTGGAGACTAGAATCAAAGTATTCAGCAATGGGACTTTGGTTGTCCATTCAGTTACAGATAAAGATGCAGGAGACTATTTGTGTGTGGCCCGCAATAAGATCGGGGATGACTATGTGGTCCTCAAAGTGAATGTGATGATGAAACCAGCAAAAATAGAACATAAGAACGAGAATAACCACAAGGTCAAGTACGGAGGGGACCTGAAAGTTGACTGTGTAGCCACAGGTCTGCCAAATCCTGAGATCTCCTGGGGTCTGCCAGACGGCAGCATGATTAATACCTTCATGCAGTCGGATGATAGTGGCAGCCGGACAAAGCGATATGTGGTCTTCAATAATGGAACCCTGTATTTCAATGATGTTGGACTGAGAGAGGAAGGGGATTACACCTGCTATGCTGAGAACCAGATTGGGAAGGATGAGATGAAAGTGCGGGTCAAAGTAGTGGCCGAGCCTGCAACTATCAGGAACAAAACGTATGTCATTATTAATGTACCCTATGGTGATGTTGTGACAGTAGCATGTGAAGCCAAAGGAGAACCCACTCCCAAGGTGACTTGGCTCTCCCCAACCAACAGGCCCATTCCTGCCCTATCTGACAAATACCAGGTCTACAGGGATGGCACCCTCCTCATCCAAAAGGCCCAAAGATCTGACAGCGGTAACTATACTTGCGTAGCACGGAACAGCGCTGGAGAAGATCGGAAAATTGTCTGGATCCATGTTAACGTTCAGCCTCCCAGAATCAATGGTCATCTCAGTGCAATAACATCTGTGAGAGAGACAGCCATCAGGGATAGCCGGAAGCTTATTGACTGCAAAGCTGAAGGCATCCCTGCTCCACGGATCCTATGGGCTTTTCCAGAAGGAGTAATCCTGCCAGCTCCCTACTATGGGAACAGGATCACTGTGCATCGCAATGGTACTTTGGACATCAGAGAGGTGAGGCAGACAGATGCAGTGCAGCTCATATGCATTGGACGGAATGAAGGAGGGGAAGCGAGACTGATTGTGCAGCTCCTCATCACAGACAATTTGGAGAAACCCTCCTTCAGAGACCCTGTCAATGAAAGGATCACTGCCATTGCTGGGCACAGCATCAATCTGAACTGCTCAGTTCAGGGGAACCCCAAGCCCATCACAAGCTGGATCCTTCCCAATGGTACTGAAGTGCTGAGTGGCAGCCGTCTGCACAGATTTTACCACAAGAGGGATGGGATCTTACACATCAGCAGCCTCTCCGCTGGGGATGCTGGGACTTACCGCTGTACAGCCAGAAACCCAGGAGGTTATGTGGAACGGGTAGTCTTCCTGAAGGTGGGACTCAGGCCAGAAATTAGCAACCAGTACAACAACCTGGTGAGCATCATCAATGGAGAGACTCTGCAGCTCCATTGCATCACCCAGCCAAACCAGCGGACGCAGATCTCCTGGACGCTGCCCAATGGGATGGTCCTGGATGCTCCGCAGGCTGTGGGTCGCTTCTCTTTGCTGGAGAATGGCTCACTGACAGTGCGCGAGGCTTCTGTATTTGACAGGGGCACTTACCTGTGCAAGGTGTCCACAGAGTATGGCACTTCTGTTATGAGCGTGCCTGTGATTGTGATAGCCTATCCTCCCCGGATCACCAGTGAGCCAGCACCCGTCATCTATGCCAGGCCTGGAAATTCAGTAAAACTGAACTGCATGGCTATTGGGATTCCTAAAGCAGAAATAACATGGGAGCTTCCAGACAAATCACATCTGACAACAGGAGCTCAATCCCGTTTGTATGGAAACAAATTCCTCCACCCTCAGGGGTCATTAGTCATCCAGCAGACTACTCAAAGGGATGCGGGCTTCTATAAATGCACTGCTAAAAATATACTAGGCAGTGATTCGAAAacaacatacatacacatattctAA